A part of Schistosoma mansoni strain Puerto Rico chromosome W, complete genome genomic DNA contains:
- a CDS encoding putative ataxin 2-binding protein (hexaribonucleotide binding protein 1) yields MFSSTSPINSNLMVPSTVSSSSSDTIISSTTGVPANFSSSTGSSTAQPTGVTYTKDHEDIQFSNTTSTCLNPVADICTKVINEVEAANILDPTNSHQVASLEAAVAAAAAALVVSSKNSTIISPVSTYVDPVNHTAHLSDLSTKDASSNVHVQDKTEMSYSFTSSSSSITQNHKVPLFSLCGDLNLPLITSTTITSSASPSVTSSIMNSGTAAALAANLVNVGPKRLHVSNIPFRFREADLRQLLGPFGTILDVEIIFNERGSKGFGFVTFATGEEADHARENLNGTVVEGRKIELLHGSIHFLKSLSNTYWSLVLPATTLRGIRALVPSTSSTAAIAAAAAALRGAAGITCGLPVVSMPTPSNLASMVVGSGLGGLLQNQACFAATNPTLTNIAAMPAGNTFNANQALLAAAVASASGTPVNYNPAAAAAFCLAGADPNTAALLASYAAAAFGGIGSPSPGCLGTNNGPVSGTTPSTAIQNFGSPSQAPGLTNSLAAMAMFPQTGTLLGPNGHTPLVQWFDPSSNMGVELELQHRIQQQQQQIQANQRALAAAVAAGFTPVSLPATNTIENLTGSISGNPVGLCGAFSPSQAAAAVAANMLRAFSNSTNSFNATNLTSNRSVTSNSNVLVSSASGSQNANAVQIQANGAHTSISASQVSVSGSNTPGVVQASLSGTNQPAMAAAAAAAAAVASQHFPTQTSVSPTVMSYLPDLNPAAAAAASMDPYLNRLAAGYAINNAVVTTPAIYRTNSSYQRFSPY; encoded by the exons ATGTTCAGTTCAACTAGTCCTATAAATAGTAATCTTATGGTGCCCAGTACCGTATCGTCTTCATCAAGTGATACTATTATTTCTTCAACTACTGGTGTTCCAGCTAATTTCAGTAGTTCCACTGGCTCATCAACTGCTCAACCAACCGGAGTTACATATACAAAAGACCATGAAGACATTCAATTTTCAAACACAACTTCTACATGCTTGAATCCCGTTGCAGACATTTGTACCAAAGTTATCAATGAAGTTGAAGCAGCCAATATATTAGATCCAACTAATTCACATCAA GTTGCCTCATTGGAAGCTGCTGTAGCAGCAGCAGCTGCGGCCTTGGTCGTCTCATCGAAAAATTCTACAATAATATCACCGGTTTCTACGTATGTTGATCCTGTTAACCACACGGCTCACCTATCTGACTTGTCAACAAAAGATGCTAGTTCTAATGTTCATGTACAAGATAAAACAGAAATGAGCTACTCATTTACTTCATCAAGCTCTTCTATAACTCAGAATCACAAAGTTCCATTATTTTCCTTATGTGGAGATTTAAACTTGCCACTGATTACTTCAACTACAATCACATCTAGTGCTTCACCTTCGGTTACTAGTTCAATCATGAATTCCGGAACAGCAGCCGCTTTAGCAGCTAATCTGGTCAATGTTGGGCCGAAACGTCTTCATGTGTCCAATATCCCATTTAGATTCAGAGAGGCAGACCTTCGTCAGCTTTTAGGA CCATTTGGTACAATATTGGATGTagaaattattttcaatgaacGTGGTTCCAAg GGTTTTGGTTTCGTCACATTCGCAACGGGGGAAGAAGCTGATCATGCAAGAGAAAATCTAAATGGCACAGTAGTTGAAGGTAGAAAAATTGAG CTACTGCACGGGTccatacattttttaaaatctttgaGTAATACTTATTGGAGTTTGGTTCTCC cAGCAACAACGCTTCGAGGTATCAGAGCGCTTGTACCAAGTACGTCTTCGACAGCTGCGATAGCTGCGGCTGCTGCTGCGTTGCGTGGTGCAGCAGGTATTACGTGTGGATTACCAGTAGTTTCAATGCCAACACCCAGCAACCTAGCATCTATGGTTGTCGGTTCAGGACTTGGTGGACTATTACAAAATCAAGCTTGTTTTGCAGCCACCAACCCAACACTTACAAATATAGCTGCTATGCCTGCTGGTAATACTTTTAATGCGAACCAAGCTTTATTAGCAGCTGCAGTGGCAAGTGCTTCAGGAACACCGGTAAATTACAATCCTGCAGCTGCAGCTGCATTTTGTTTAGCTGGAGCTGACCCAAACACCGCAGCTTTACTTGCTAGTTATGCCGCTGCAGCGTTTGGAGGGATTGGAAGTCCAAGTCCTGGATGCCTTGGGACCAATAATGGGCCCGTTAGTGGAACTACACCATCAACCGCCATCCAAAATTTTGGATCACCGTCTCAAGCACCCGGTTTGACAAATTCTTTGGCTGCTATGGCAATGTTCCCCCAGACGGGAACTCTTTTAGGACCGAATGGTCATACACCACTG GTTCAGTGGTTTGATCCTAGTTCAAATATGGGTGTTGAACTAGAGTTACAGCATCGTATTCAACAACAGCAGCAACAGATTCAAGCAAATCAAAGGGCTCTAGCAGCGGCGGTAGCTGCTGGGTTTACTCCTGTAAGTCTTCCTGCCACGAATACGATTGAAAACTTGACGGGGTCGATTTCAGGGAATCCAGTTGGATTGTGTGGAGCCTTTTCACCTTCTCAAGCAGCTGCAGCTGTAGCTGCAAATATGTTGAGGGCTTTCTCAAATTCAACGAATTCATTTAATGCTACTAATTTAACGTCCAACAGATCTGTCACTAGCAACTCAAATGTACTTGTTAGTTCAGCTTCCGGTTCTCAGAATGCTAATGCTGTACAAATTCAGGCAAATGGTGCTCATACCTCAATTTCTGCTAGTCAAGTCTCAGTCAGTGGGTCAAATACACCAGGGGTAGTCCAAGCCTCACTTTCTGGAACAAATCAACCTGCAATGGCTGCTGCAGCTGCGGCAGCTGCAGCTGTAGCTTCTCAACATTTTCCCACACAAACATCAGTTAGTCCAACAGTGATGTC TTATTTACCGGATTTAAATCCAGCAGCGGCCGCAGCAGCTAGTATGGACCCTTATCTAAACAGACTTGCAGCGGGCTATGCAATAAATAATGCAGTGGTCACTACACCTGCAATATATCGAACTAACTCAAGCTATCAACGTTTCTCTCCTTATTAA
- a CDS encoding putative anti-silencing protein yields the protein MAKVNICNVEVLDNPASFFDPFKFRITFECHEPLDDDLEWKLVYVSSAYNPSLDQTLDSILVGPIPVGRHQFSFEANAPDPKIIPNEDIVGVTVVLIQALYRDKEFIRVGYYVNNEYKTEELRLEPPAEPLLNELERHIIASDPRVTRFPIDWGDGLLDGCPEPEQPTEDNEESNLLGNEEQVENISQLDQENEDQNNKLDPSNFCEGQSGVQFIENASCMPLHPVQSSTVPVDTF from the exons ATGGCGAAGGTCAACATTTGTAATGTTGAGGTTTTGGACAACCCTGCTTCATTTTTTGATCCATTTAAGTTCCGTATAACATTCGAGTGTCATGAACCTCTGGATGATG ATCTAGAATGGAAGTTAGTGTACGTTAGCAGCGCATACAACCCATCTTTAGACCAGACATTGGATTCCATCTTAGTTGGTCCAATTCCAGTTGGTCGTCATCAATTTTCTTTTGAGGCTAATGCTCCTGATCCAAAAATAATTCCTAATGAAGATATTGTTGGCGTAACAGTTGTGCTTATACAAGCTTTGTACAGAGATAAAGAATTTATACGTGTTGGTTATTATGTTAACAATGAGTACAAAACAGAAGAATTACGCCTTGAACCACCGGCTGAACCTCTGCTTAACGAA CTGGAACGACATATAATAGCTTCAGACCCTCGTGTTACTCGCTTTCCAATTGACTGGGGTGATGGTCTCTTAGATGGGTGTCCAGAACCAGAACAGCCTACAGAAGATAACGAAGAGTCTAATTTACTGGGTAATGAAGAACAAGTGGAAAATATTTCTCAACTGGATCAGGAAAATGAggatcaaaataataaattagacCCATCTAACTTTTGTGAAGGCCAGTCTGGCGTACAGTTTATAGAAAATGCATCGTGTATGCCGCTCCATCCTGTCCAGTCATCAACTGTTCCTGTCGACACTTTTTGA